The following are encoded together in the Streptomyces rapamycinicus NRRL 5491 genome:
- a CDS encoding ABC transporter permease subunit gives MIELLQFALLGLGAGTIYAALGTGVVLTYQAAGVINISLGAMGMYIGYTYAFLHNENLLVLPIGTFSMPVLPIWAAVLLCLAVAMLLGLVAYALVFRPLRAASGLLKLVAAVGIAMVLQSLAVLRFPSTSASVPPILANDPVHIGGLTVPWDRFLLAGAVIAAAVLLWAVTRFTRTGLAMRAVAEDERAAMLLGHSPGRLSALAWLGSSALAGLLGILASPITGLDPVTNSLFVVPALAVAIVGRLRSFGVTVAAGIALGMIQSVVLKLQGDYSWLPQTGLRDVLPFLVIVVTLAVGGGRLPSRGTEEDPRLPAVPRGGTKPITVAATLLAGVALILTLDGPYRTALTTSVVAVLVCLGIVVVTGMLGQISLAQMTFAGAAGFVLSNLTTHTHLPFPLPPLIAVALAVLLGVGVAVPALRIRGVTLGVVTLGLAVAVSEFVFKNPTGRAGSAAAGYRNCACSASGSVAAETSGSPCSPCSPSRPARSAWSGCAGPASAARC, from the coding sequence ATGATCGAGCTCCTGCAATTCGCCCTCCTGGGCCTGGGCGCGGGAACCATCTACGCCGCGCTGGGCACGGGAGTGGTGCTCACCTACCAGGCCGCGGGTGTCATCAACATCTCCCTGGGCGCGATGGGGATGTACATCGGCTACACCTACGCCTTCCTGCACAACGAGAACCTGCTCGTCCTCCCGATCGGCACGTTCTCCATGCCCGTCCTGCCGATCTGGGCCGCCGTACTGCTCTGCCTCGCAGTCGCGATGCTCCTGGGCCTGGTCGCCTACGCACTGGTCTTCCGTCCGCTGCGGGCGGCGTCGGGCCTGCTGAAACTCGTGGCCGCCGTCGGCATCGCCATGGTCCTGCAGTCCCTGGCGGTCCTGCGATTTCCGAGCACGAGCGCCAGTGTGCCGCCGATCCTGGCGAACGACCCCGTGCACATCGGCGGTCTGACGGTGCCCTGGGACAGGTTTCTGCTCGCGGGCGCCGTCATCGCCGCCGCTGTCCTGCTGTGGGCCGTGACGCGGTTCACCCGCACCGGACTGGCGATGCGGGCGGTCGCCGAGGACGAACGGGCGGCCATGCTCCTCGGGCACTCTCCCGGCCGGCTCTCCGCACTGGCCTGGTTGGGGTCATCGGCGCTGGCCGGGCTGCTGGGCATCCTCGCCAGCCCCATCACGGGGCTCGACCCGGTGACCAACAGTCTGTTCGTCGTGCCGGCGCTCGCCGTGGCGATCGTCGGACGACTGCGCTCCTTCGGCGTGACGGTCGCCGCCGGCATCGCCCTGGGCATGATCCAGAGCGTCGTACTGAAGCTTCAGGGTGACTACTCCTGGCTGCCGCAGACCGGACTGCGCGACGTACTGCCCTTCCTGGTGATCGTTGTGACGCTCGCCGTCGGCGGCGGGCGGCTGCCCTCCCGGGGTACGGAAGAGGACCCGCGGCTGCCGGCGGTGCCGCGCGGCGGCACGAAACCGATCACCGTCGCCGCGACGCTCCTGGCCGGCGTGGCGCTGATCCTCACTCTGGACGGGCCGTACCGCACGGCACTGACCACGTCCGTCGTCGCCGTCCTGGTCTGCTTGGGCATCGTCGTCGTCACCGGCATGCTCGGACAGATCTCGCTGGCCCAGATGACCTTCGCCGGTGCCGCCGGATTCGTGCTCAGCAATCTCACCACGCACACCCATCTCCCGTTCCCGCTCCCACCGCTCATCGCGGTGGCGCTCGCCGTGCTCCTGGGCGTGGGCGTCGCCGTGCCCGCGCTGCGCATACGGGGAGTGACCCTCGGTGTCGTCACTCTGGGCCTTGCCGTGGCCGTGTCGGAGTTCGTCTTCAAGAACCCGACTGGACGGGCGGGTTCGGCGGCAGCCGGGTACCGGAACTGCGCCTGTTCGGCGTCGGGCTCGGTGGCGGCGGAGACGTCGGGTTCGCCCTGTTCGCCCTGTTCACCGTCACGGCCTGCGCGGTCGGCGTGGTCTGGTTGCGCCGGACCCGCCTCGGCGGCCAGATGCTGA
- a CDS encoding Zn-ribbon domain-containing OB-fold protein, producing the protein MSAALSRALPAERVRIATDHVTEPFWQAARERRLTAPRCADCGHFRLPPTPFCPECQSQNVEWVRLSGRGSVFSFSVVRNIPGVDGAVVVAAVVDLPDAPGARLVSNVIDADPDEIRIGMELVVDFSPISDGWLLPVFRPHHPRP; encoded by the coding sequence ATGAGCGCCGCCCTGTCCCGGGCGCTGCCCGCCGAGCGGGTGCGGATCGCCACCGATCACGTCACCGAGCCGTTCTGGCAAGCGGCCCGGGAACGGCGGCTGACCGCACCGCGCTGTGCCGACTGCGGCCACTTCCGGCTGCCGCCGACCCCGTTCTGCCCCGAGTGCCAGTCACAGAACGTCGAATGGGTCCGGCTGTCCGGCCGAGGAAGCGTCTTCAGCTTCTCCGTCGTCCGCAACATCCCCGGGGTGGACGGTGCCGTGGTGGTGGCGGCCGTCGTCGATCTGCCGGACGCGCCGGGTGCCCGCCTCGTCAGCAATGTGATCGATGCCGATCCGGACGAGATCCGGATCGGCATGGAACTCGTCGTGGATTTCTCCCCCATCTCGGACGGCTGGCTGCTTCCGGTCTTCCGTCCTCATCACCCCCGTCCCTGA
- a CDS encoding thiolase C-terminal domain-containing protein, giving the protein MAPQTPDTAIVGVGATPYYPRGESHPQTITELAGKAILAACEDAGLSVKDIDGFAYYSMAGGGYGRSMETASLMETLGIPEVTFTASLTAGGGGSAGSIGLARAAIVAGDATCVVSVMALQQLPEYRLGGVFGKAEPTPEKSFIQPAGLTGPGHLMSVLARRHMHSYGTRREAFAEVAISTRENAITRPTALRRTPLTLDDYFNARMIAEPLCLYDFCMETDGAVAVLTTSLERARGLRQKPVPVVAAAHGGQREWGRGFSWMGMPEETFASSGHAAVAQRLYAKAGVGPDDIDVALLYDHFSPMVVMQLEDYGFCGKGEGGAFVESGAIRYKGGSIPVNTHGGHLSEGYVIGMTHVREAVEQLRGTAVNQVPGAELALVSGGPATIPVSGLILGRDA; this is encoded by the coding sequence ATGGCTCCGCAAACCCCCGACACCGCGATCGTCGGGGTCGGCGCAACCCCGTACTACCCCCGCGGTGAATCACACCCGCAGACCATCACCGAGCTGGCGGGCAAGGCGATCCTGGCGGCCTGCGAGGACGCCGGGCTGTCGGTCAAGGACATCGACGGCTTCGCCTATTACTCCATGGCGGGCGGTGGCTATGGCCGGTCCATGGAGACCGCCTCCCTCATGGAGACCCTCGGCATCCCCGAAGTGACCTTCACCGCCTCGCTGACCGCCGGCGGGGGCGGCTCGGCCGGCTCCATCGGCCTGGCCCGCGCCGCCATCGTCGCGGGCGACGCGACCTGCGTGGTCAGCGTCATGGCATTGCAGCAGCTCCCCGAGTACCGGCTGGGCGGTGTCTTCGGCAAGGCCGAGCCCACGCCCGAGAAGTCGTTCATCCAGCCCGCGGGCCTGACCGGCCCAGGACACCTGATGTCGGTACTGGCCCGCCGTCATATGCACTCCTACGGCACCCGCCGCGAGGCCTTCGCCGAGGTCGCCATCTCCACCCGGGAGAACGCGATCACGCGCCCCACCGCGCTACGGCGCACGCCGCTCACTCTCGACGACTACTTCAACGCACGGATGATCGCCGAGCCGCTGTGCCTGTACGACTTCTGCATGGAGACGGACGGTGCGGTCGCCGTCCTCACCACCAGTCTCGAACGCGCCCGTGGCCTCCGCCAGAAGCCCGTGCCGGTCGTCGCGGCCGCGCACGGTGGCCAGCGGGAGTGGGGCCGGGGCTTCAGCTGGATGGGCATGCCGGAGGAGACGTTCGCCTCCTCCGGCCACGCGGCGGTGGCCCAGCGCCTCTACGCCAAGGCCGGCGTCGGTCCGGACGACATCGACGTGGCCCTGTTGTACGACCACTTCTCACCCATGGTCGTGATGCAGCTGGAGGACTACGGCTTCTGCGGCAAGGGAGAGGGCGGTGCCTTCGTGGAGAGCGGGGCCATCCGCTACAAGGGGGGCTCGATCCCCGTCAACACGCACGGCGGACATCTCTCGGAGGGCTACGTGATCGGCATGACCCACGTACGGGAAGCGGTGGAGCAGCTGCGCGGCACCGCCGTCAACCAAGTGCCGGGAGCGGAGCTGGCCCTGGTCAGCGGCGGCCCGGCGACCATCCCGGTCAGCGGTCTGATCCTGGGGCGTGACGCATGA
- a CDS encoding MBL fold metallo-hydrolase produces the protein MRPCRWQRCCAGPGRRRRRRGRLSTTSERAPGRTPAPGPLPGRPRAARRSRLGSHHAVDTRHTPGHLCFWEPRHRLLLTGDHLLPRPPWDAPAEGRDRRPLGGTIWKPWSRWCGWSRISFCPPTSTAIPTSRPASAKCATTTRRARSGGFGAA, from the coding sequence ATCCGGCCCTGCCGCTGGCAGCGCTGCTGCGCCGGGCCGGGGCGCCGGAGGCGGAGACGAGGAAGGCTCTCGACGACCTCGGAACGCGCTCCGGGCAGGACGCCCGCCCCCGGACCGTTACCTGGCCGACCGCGAGCGGCCCGACGTTCCCGGCTGGGATCTCACCACGCTGTGGACACCCGGCACACCCCGGGCCACCTCTGTTTCTGGGAGCCGCGTCACCGCTTGCTGCTGACCGGGGATCACCTGCTGCCGCGACCACCGTGGGATGCACCAGCCGAGGGACGAGACCGACGACCCCTTGGGGGGACTATCTGGAAACCCTGGAGCCGCTGGTGCGGATGGAGCCGGATCTCGTTCTGCCCGCCCACGAGTACCGCTATCCCGACATCGCGGCCCGCGTCGGCGAAGTGCGCGACCACCACGCGGCGCGCACGCTCTGGCGGTTTCGGTGCTGCGTGA
- a CDS encoding ABC transporter permease subunit has protein sequence MRRTRLGGQMLTIRANERAAAAAGINIAGVKLTGFGIAAGLAGTAGVLLGYQQKSLAFQNFDVFVSLTYVAVVYLAGISRVSGAVIAGLMVPAGWCTTRSTAGWNSASTTRSSARSDCSSPW, from the coding sequence TTGCGCCGGACCCGCCTCGGCGGCCAGATGCTGACGATCCGCGCCAACGAGCGAGCGGCCGCGGCGGCGGGCATCAACATCGCCGGGGTCAAGCTGACGGGCTTCGGCATCGCCGCCGGGCTCGCGGGAACAGCCGGTGTACTCCTCGGGTACCAGCAGAAGAGTCTGGCCTTCCAGAACTTCGACGTGTTCGTGTCGCTCACCTACGTCGCGGTGGTGTACCTCGCGGGCATCAGCCGGGTCTCCGGTGCCGTGATCGCCGGTCTCATGGTCCCGGCGGGCTGGTGTACTACGCGCTCGACCGCCGGCTGGAACTCGGCAAGTACAACGCGATCGTCAGCGCGATCGGACTGCTCGTCGCCCTGGTGA
- a CDS encoding ABC transporter ATP-binding protein yields the protein MSSLALRDLHVTFGGVRALEGVSLEVAEGTLTGLIGPNGAGKTTLLDACTGYVAARGEVYLGDRRLDNLAPYRRARAGLVRTFQSLDLFDDLTVAENVATGMPGETDQRWWHQLRRMPSADIPVLHDLLGSLGLDGVADLLPGAVSQGQRALVALARALMARPDVLLLDEPAAGLDTHESEELGRRLRGVCDRGTSVLLVEHDMSLVLGNCDHVHVLDGGKLLASGTPAEVRKDPAVLAAYLGEGSPS from the coding sequence GTGTCGTCACTCGCACTCCGTGATCTGCACGTCACCTTCGGCGGCGTGCGCGCCCTCGAAGGCGTGAGCCTGGAGGTCGCGGAGGGAACCCTCACCGGTCTCATCGGCCCCAACGGCGCCGGCAAGACCACCCTGCTGGACGCGTGCACCGGTTATGTCGCCGCACGCGGCGAGGTGTACCTCGGCGATCGCCGGCTCGACAACCTGGCGCCCTACCGGCGCGCCCGCGCCGGGCTGGTGCGCACCTTCCAGTCGCTCGATCTGTTCGACGATCTGACCGTGGCGGAGAACGTGGCCACCGGAATGCCCGGAGAAACCGACCAGCGCTGGTGGCACCAGCTCAGGCGGATGCCCTCCGCCGACATCCCGGTCCTGCACGACCTCCTGGGGTCGCTCGGGCTCGACGGTGTCGCGGACCTCCTGCCCGGTGCCGTCAGCCAGGGGCAGCGCGCGCTGGTGGCCCTGGCCCGCGCCCTGATGGCCCGCCCCGACGTGCTGCTCCTCGACGAACCCGCGGCGGGCCTCGACACCCACGAGAGCGAAGAACTGGGCCGACGCCTCAGAGGCGTGTGCGACCGGGGCACCAGCGTGCTCCTGGTGGAGCACGACATGAGCCTGGTCCTCGGCAACTGCGACCACGTCCATGTCCTGGACGGCGGAAAGCTGCTCGCCTCGGGGACCCCGGCGGAGGTCAGGAAGGACCCCGCCGTCCTCGCGGCCTACCTGGGCGAAGGGAGCCCGTCATGA
- a CDS encoding amidohydrolase family protein: MEKIWANSGDSHFMEPEDLWRTNVPTHLADLMPRSVKDPDGMWETVHIDGMSFRRATPPSATQEFREAANRAPGARDVTLRMKDLDNEGIWGELVFPSLGLWSSSFRTPEALREALRVSNDWSWETIDQRSERLVATAQVSTLDIGDAVRELERTAEMGFRAVFLPVRPHPLQKDYNDAAWEPLWAAAEAANMVLAFHIGTDPVDLSTGAMAGVVYRGPGGAVLNYTETTFGGQRAVVKMVASGALDRHPDLKVLVAEGGATWVPFIADRIEEGYRQHAAMVRPKLKRSPREIIYSQVYASFQHDQTAVAAATSMGYDNVMWGSDYPHMEGTFGHTQETLHGLFDGVDLKVRERITTGVFAELFPHVPPLPAAVAGA; this comes from the coding sequence ATGGAGAAGATCTGGGCGAACTCGGGTGACTCGCACTTCATGGAGCCGGAGGACCTGTGGCGCACCAACGTCCCCACACACCTGGCCGACCTGATGCCGCGGAGCGTCAAGGACCCCGACGGCATGTGGGAGACCGTCCACATCGACGGCATGTCCTTCCGCCGCGCCACTCCGCCGTCGGCGACTCAGGAGTTCCGCGAGGCGGCGAACCGGGCACCCGGTGCCCGTGACGTCACTTTGCGGATGAAGGACCTCGACAACGAGGGCATCTGGGGTGAGCTGGTCTTCCCGTCGCTGGGTCTGTGGAGTTCGTCGTTCCGCACCCCCGAAGCGCTGCGGGAGGCTCTGCGGGTGAGCAACGACTGGTCCTGGGAGACCATCGACCAGCGATCCGAGCGGCTGGTGGCCACCGCCCAGGTGTCCACGCTGGACATCGGGGACGCCGTCCGGGAGCTGGAGCGGACCGCGGAAATGGGATTCCGGGCAGTGTTCCTGCCGGTCAGGCCGCATCCGCTGCAGAAGGACTACAACGACGCCGCGTGGGAGCCCCTCTGGGCCGCCGCGGAGGCGGCGAACATGGTGCTGGCCTTCCACATCGGTACCGACCCGGTCGACCTCTCCACGGGCGCGATGGCCGGCGTCGTGTACCGGGGCCCCGGCGGGGCGGTACTGAACTACACCGAGACGACGTTCGGCGGTCAGCGCGCGGTGGTCAAGATGGTCGCCTCCGGGGCCCTCGACCGTCACCCCGACCTGAAGGTGCTGGTCGCGGAAGGTGGCGCCACCTGGGTACCGTTCATCGCCGACCGCATCGAGGAGGGTTACCGCCAGCACGCGGCCATGGTCCGCCCCAAGCTCAAGCGATCCCCGCGGGAGATCATCTACTCCCAGGTGTACGCCTCCTTCCAGCACGACCAGACCGCCGTCGCCGCCGCGACGTCCATGGGCTACGACAACGTCATGTGGGGCAGCGACTACCCGCACATGGAGGGCACCTTCGGACACACCCAGGAGACGCTGCACGGCCTGTTCGACGGCGTCGACCTGAAGGTCAGGGAACGGATCACCACCGGTGTCTTCGCCGAGCTGTTCCCCCACGTGCCCCCGCTGCCCGCGGCCGTCGCGGGAGCGTGA
- a CDS encoding FadR/GntR family transcriptional regulator: MNWNNGGAVAAVNGVRAPKTGELVARRLRRMIVDGELKSGDFLPHEPELLAHFNVSRPTLREAVRVLESEGLVELRRGSRTGARVTVPGPEAVARPAALLLQLEGATLADVYVARSAIEPPAARLLALDGDEEKYAALEQVLEEERANLDDVDRFALGAAQFHLRLVQLSGNKTLAVMVGMVYEIILRQSQIVVRARRENTPSLSRQHNKRAVRAYEKLVKLVRSGDGDAAEAFWRKHLAVADELVLAGSEATRVIDILD; this comes from the coding sequence GTGAACTGGAACAACGGGGGGGCGGTGGCGGCGGTCAACGGCGTGCGCGCGCCGAAGACCGGTGAGCTCGTCGCTCGGCGTCTGCGCCGCATGATCGTCGACGGTGAGCTCAAGAGCGGTGACTTCCTGCCGCATGAGCCGGAACTGCTGGCGCACTTCAATGTCTCCCGTCCGACTCTGCGGGAAGCCGTCAGGGTCCTCGAGTCCGAAGGGCTCGTGGAACTCAGGCGAGGCTCGCGCACCGGTGCCAGGGTGACAGTGCCTGGTCCCGAGGCCGTCGCCCGGCCGGCGGCCCTCCTGCTTCAACTGGAGGGTGCCACGCTGGCCGACGTCTACGTGGCGCGCAGTGCCATCGAGCCGCCGGCCGCGCGGCTGCTCGCGCTCGACGGCGACGAGGAGAAGTACGCGGCCCTGGAGCAGGTGCTGGAGGAGGAGCGGGCCAACCTGGACGACGTGGACCGATTCGCACTGGGTGCCGCCCAGTTCCATCTGCGTCTCGTGCAGCTCTCCGGCAACAAGACCCTGGCCGTCATGGTGGGGATGGTCTACGAGATCATCCTGCGCCAGTCGCAGATCGTGGTCCGCGCTCGCCGTGAGAACACGCCCAGCCTGAGCCGTCAGCACAACAAACGGGCCGTGCGGGCGTACGAGAAGCTGGTGAAGCTGGTGCGCTCGGGTGACGGTGACGCGGCGGAGGCGTTCTGGCGCAAGCACCTCGCGGTGGCCGACGAACTGGTCCTCGCGGGCAGTGAGGCGACAAGGGTCATCGACATCCTCGACTGA
- a CDS encoding CoA transferase: MVDLTPCGQARCARAARPDRRGDRQGREPAPPRRRRFGPSAFYDRLHAGHASVSLDLTSPAGVATLRRLVESADVVLEASRPRALRHLGIDAEEAVASGTVWTSITAYGRTGPWANRVGFGDDVAAGAGLVVRTEHGPLPCGDPWRTIDRCHAAVSTAAALAGEQGCLIDVSMRDVAAFAARGPAEPHAVRRARTAAGGWGRSTRSSRSARPRTTAGAAGPESGADTARVLTRWCRP, translated from the coding sequence GTGGTCGACCTCACTCCCTGTGGGCAGGCCCGCTGTGCGCGCGCTGCTCGGCCTGACCGGCGCGGAGATCGTCAAGGTCGAGAGCCCGCACCGCCTCGACGGCGCCGGTTCGGCCCGTCGGCTTTCTACGACCGCCTGCACGCCGGGCATGCGTCCGTTTCCCTCGATCTCACCTCACCGGCCGGCGTCGCCACCCTGCGGCGGCTCGTCGAATCGGCGGACGTCGTTCTCGAGGCCTCGCGCCCCAGGGCGTTGCGGCACCTCGGCATCGACGCCGAGGAGGCCGTGGCCTCGGGCACGGTGTGGACCAGCATCACGGCGTACGGGCGGACGGGACCATGGGCGAACCGTGTGGGCTTCGGGGACGACGTCGCCGCCGGAGCGGGTCTGGTCGTCCGGACCGAGCACGGGCCGCTGCCCTGCGGGGACCCCTGGCGGACCATTGACCGGTGTCACGCGGCGGTCTCCACGGCGGCGGCCCTCGCCGGGGAACAAGGCTGCCTGATCGACGTCTCCATGCGGGATGTCGCCGCCTTCGCCGCTCGGGGGCCCGCCGAACCGCACGCCGTACGGCGGGCCCGGACGGCGGCTGGTGGGTGGGGGCGGAGCACGAGGTCTTCCCGGTCCGCGCGCCCGCGCACCACGGCCGGGGCAGCGGGCCCGGAATCCGGAGCCGACACCGCACGCGTGCTCACCCGGTGGTGCCGTCCGTGA
- a CDS encoding amidohydrolase family protein translates to MQLLGAATGAPLAPGLSSGPYKILLRDHDLPGLEELAGLIDRPHRAARPVAVHCVTRESLLLTLAALEIVGTREGDRVEHAAVVPPEICEQLAAKRLTVVTQPSFIATRGDTYLASVDPRDAEHLYPYATLLAHGVPTAPSSDAPFGDPDPWRTMAAAASRRTPSGRVLGSHERVAPGVVLAGFLSPPHSPGGPPRRVAPGCPADLCLLGEPVEAALARPSADQVVLVLRAGKPVFRR, encoded by the coding sequence GTGCAGCTGCTGGGCGCCGCGACCGGGGCACCACTCGCTCCCGGCCTGTCCAGTGGGCCGTACAAGATTTTGCTGCGCGACCACGACCTTCCCGGTCTCGAGGAGTTGGCGGGCCTGATCGACCGGCCGCACCGGGCCGCGCGTCCCGTGGCGGTCCACTGCGTGACGAGGGAATCCCTGCTGCTCACCTTGGCCGCGCTGGAGATCGTGGGAACCCGCGAGGGCGATCGCGTGGAGCACGCGGCCGTGGTGCCGCCCGAAATATGCGAGCAATTGGCCGCCAAGAGGCTGACGGTCGTGACCCAGCCCTCCTTCATCGCCACACGGGGCGACACCTATCTGGCGTCGGTGGATCCCCGGGATGCCGAACACCTCTATCCCTACGCCACCTTGCTGGCGCACGGCGTGCCGACCGCGCCGTCGAGCGACGCCCCTTTCGGCGATCCGGACCCTTGGCGCACCATGGCCGCCGCGGCGTCCCGCCGGACCCCATCGGGGAGAGTGCTCGGCTCTCACGAACGTGTCGCCCCCGGGGTGGTTCTGGCCGGGTTCCTGTCCCCGCCGCACTCCCCCGGCGGCCCTCCTCGGCGCGTGGCACCGGGCTGCCCGGCCGACCTGTGCCTGCTCGGCGAACCCGTCGAAGCGGCCTTGGCCAGGCCGTCCGCCGACCAGGTGGTGCTGGTTCTGCGAGCGGGGAAGCCCGTCTTCCGACGCTGA
- a CDS encoding LLM class flavin-dependent oxidoreductase: MTRRYGFEEAAATIQDLFLDGRREDAAAAVPEELVRGVSLIGPPGWVKERVTAFAESGATTLNAKPLAATHQRRVRDVSTLRELSA, translated from the coding sequence CTGACCCGCCGGTACGGCTTCGAGGAAGCGGCCGCGACGATCCAGGACCTTTTCCTCGACGGCCGCAGGGAGGACGCGGCCGCGGCGGTCCCCGAGGAACTGGTACGCGGCGTCTCCCTGATCGGTCCGCCCGGCTGGGTCAAGGAGCGCGTCACGGCCTTCGCCGAGAGCGGTGCCACCACCCTCAACGCCAAGCCGCTGGCCGCGACACACCAGCGGCGCGTCCGGGATGTCAGCACCCTGAGGGAGCTGAGCGCGTGA
- a CDS encoding CoA transferase, producing the protein MYATSDGGWMSVGALEPRFYARFVELLGVPEWAGSQHDRTAWPRMREAFATRFASHPRAEWEKVFDGADACVTPVLNWSEALRDPI; encoded by the coding sequence GTGTACGCCACCTCCGACGGCGGCTGGATGAGCGTGGGCGCGCTGGAGCCCCGGTTCTACGCACGATTCGTCGAGTTGCTCGGCGTGCCCGAATGGGCCGGCTCACAACACGACCGTACGGCGTGGCCGCGGATGCGCGAGGCGTTCGCCACCCGCTTCGCCTCGCATCCGCGCGCCGAGTGGGAGAAGGTCTTCGACGGGGCGGACGCGTGCGTGACGCCGGTGCTCAACTGGTCGGAGGCCCTGCGCGATCCCATATGA
- a CDS encoding ABC transporter ATP-binding protein, whose protein sequence is MTGADSATDTAGAAAEPAPAVLRVRGLHAGHGAGIVVRDVDLHVAPGEVVALFGPNGAGKTTTLLTLSGCLPAHAGQIELLGAPVTARTGARALARRGLRLVPEDRGLFRQLTVRENLVLCLEQRRGGRALIEEALTVLPQLRPLLSRRAGLLSGGEQQQLALVRALLGRPRLLFVDEMSLGLAPRIAGELLRTLRTLAVERGLGVLLVEQHVPAALEVVDRVYALARGRLVHSGPADELRRDPGLLRAAYLGGTDQRDRTA, encoded by the coding sequence ATGACCGGCGCGGACAGCGCAACCGACACGGCAGGTGCCGCCGCCGAGCCCGCGCCCGCCGTCCTGCGAGTGCGGGGCCTGCACGCCGGCCACGGCGCGGGCATCGTCGTCCGCGATGTCGACCTGCACGTCGCACCGGGGGAGGTGGTGGCCCTCTTCGGGCCGAATGGCGCGGGCAAGACCACCACACTGCTGACCCTGTCCGGCTGTCTGCCGGCCCACGCCGGGCAGATCGAGTTGCTCGGCGCCCCGGTCACCGCGCGCACCGGGGCCCGTGCTCTGGCCCGGCGCGGTCTGCGCCTGGTCCCGGAGGACCGGGGGCTGTTCCGGCAGCTGACCGTCAGGGAGAACCTCGTGCTCTGCCTGGAACAGCGGCGCGGCGGCCGGGCCCTGATCGAGGAGGCACTGACCGTGCTGCCTCAGCTGCGTCCGCTGCTGTCCCGTCGCGCCGGCTTGTTGTCCGGGGGTGAACAGCAGCAACTCGCTCTTGTGCGTGCTCTGTTGGGGCGCCCTCGACTGCTCTTCGTGGACGAGATGTCGCTCGGCCTCGCCCCGAGAATCGCCGGAGAGCTGCTGCGGACGCTCCGTACCCTGGCTGTGGAGCGCGGACTCGGCGTGCTGCTGGTCGAGCAGCATGTGCCCGCCGCCCTGGAGGTGGTGGACCGGGTGTACGCGCTGGCACGCGGCCGTCTGGTGCACAGCGGGCCCGCGGACGAACTGCGCCGCGACCCGGGCCTGCTCCGGGCCGCCTACCTCGGCGGTACGGACCAGCGTGATCGCACCGCTTGA